CACCCCGGGCCCGAACGGCCCCACGAGCGAAATCTGGGCCGCGGGCGACGGCACCCTGGACACGACGCCCCCCCTGCTGGCCTCCGCGCAGCCGCGCGGCACCGACCAGGTCCGCGTGGTGTTCTCCGAGCCCGTGACGGCCTTGTCGGCCGAGAACGCGGCCAACTACGCGCTTGCACCCAGCGTCGCCGTGACCGGCGCCAGCCTGTCCCCCGATGAAGCCACGCTGATTCTCACAACCGCGGGCTTCACGTCCGGCGTCACCTATACGCTCACGGTCAATAACGTCGAAGATATCGCCGGCAACCCGATCGCCGCGAACTCGCAGGCCACGTTCGCCTACAGTCCGCAGACGCGCGTGGCCGACGGGCTCGTCGTGCTGTACGACTTCGAGGAAGGCACCGGCGCCGTTGTGCACGACGTCGGGGGCTACGGGACGCCACTCGATCTGAACATCGGCGACGCCGGCGCGGTGACATGGACGCCCGGCGGACTGTCGCTCGACCTGCCCGTGCTGATTTCGTCCCCCGGCTACGCGACCAAGGTCCGCAGCGCGTGCCAGGCCACGAACGAGGTCACGCTCGAAGGCTGGGTCATGACGGCCGACCCGCTGCAGTACGGACCCGCCACCATACTGACGATGTCGTCCGGGTACGCCCGCAACTTCGGCCTGGCCCAGGGTCTGGCCGAGCCGGACAGCGGCACGCTCTATCAGGCTCGGGTCCGCACGTCGGCCTCCTCCAGTGGCGGGGCACCGTTCAATACGCCGGCGAACATCGCGCGGCGGGCACTGCAGCACCTGCTCTTTACGCGCGCCGCCTCGGGCGCCGTGGAGTTCTACATCGACGGCGCACCGCAGGTCACGGGAAGCATCGACGGCAGTTTCTCGACGTGGTCGACCAGCTACCGGCTGGTCGTCGGCAACGAGGCCACCTCGGCGCAGCCGTGGCTGGGTGAGCTGCAATTGCTGGCCATCTACAACCGGGCCCTGACCGCGAGCGAGGTTGCGCAGAACTACCTGGCGGGTCCCGAGACCGCCCCCGACCTGCTGGCCGGGGACGTGAACTGCGACGGGGCCGTCAACTTCGGCGATATCAACGCGTTCGTTCTGCTTCTGAGCAACCCGGACACGTGGCAGGCGCTGTACCCCGACTGCCCGGCGCTGAATGGCGACATCAATGGCGACGGTGCCGTCAACTTCGGCGACATCAACCCGTTCGTGATGCTCTTGAGCGGCAGCTAGTGAGCCGCCTCATTGAAAGCGGCTCATGAGAGGGGTGGTACGGGCGTCCCGCCCGTCGTAAGAATGGGCAAGGTGCCCGTACCACCCACGTTGGAGTAATTCTGAGGCTCTATCCTGGTGGCGGGAGTCGCGCGCGGCGCGCTGCCGGCCAGACGGCCTACTCCGGGTACATCGCGACCTTGGCCTTCTCGAACGTCGCGCCGGGCGGCGGGAGCTTCTTTACGGCCTCGTCGTAGTTCACGATGTATTCCCACCAATTGTTGCAGAAGCCGTCGGTGACGCCCGGCGCGTGCGGCAGGTGCTTCATCCACCACATGTGATGCTCCGTCCCACCCGGCCCCCAGCCGCCGGTTTTCGCATTCAGCAGTTTCTTCTGCCGCGGCAGAGTCGGGTAGGTGAGCCAGTCGTCGCAGTACGTCCAGACTTCCTTCGCGTTGTTCCAGTCATAGTCGCCGGTCGAGTTCGGCGCGCAGTGCACGCTGCCGACCTCGGCCTCCCCCGGCAAGTCGCGGTCGATGCGCGTGAACCGCACCCACGCATTGTCCGGATTCTTCTTCTGGTCCCAGACGCCCCTGCCCACCGTCAGCGACAGGACGCTCTCGATGCGGTGGCAGTAGCTCTCCAGCATGCAGTCCTCATCGCGCTCGTAGTTCCAGCCCATGATCCAGATGGTCTTGCCGACGTCGGGCATGTCGTAGGGGCGGTAGAACCACGGGTTGTCCGTCTGGTACGGGATCTTGTCGCCGGGGATCTTCCAGTGCAGCTCGTCCCAGGCCATGTACGGCGCGCCCCACAGCCAGATCTCGTCGACGTTTTTCGCCTTGATCTTCGCCGGCAGGTCGAACTTCTCGTAGAGCCACTTGAAGCTCGTCATGCCCGGGTTGGCCTTGTCGCGGTCCTTCTCCCAGACTTCGAGAAACTGCTCTTCGGTGTAGGTGAAGCCGTCGCGGAAGGTCGTGAAGCCGTCGTACTCGATCTTCTCGACAACCTGGTAATCCACGTAGCCGTAGCTCGCGGCGCGCGCATCCTTAACCATCTGCTCCGTCAGCTTCCAGGGATCGTTCCACTTCATGACCTCGTGCAGCTTCTTGTTCCCGCGCGTCTTCAGGACCGGGTCGAAGCTGATCACGATCACGTTGATCGTCTTGCGCCCCACGCCCGCCGCCGGCGTCGGCGCGGACGTGACCTGCTGCGCACCGGCGAACACGACTGCCGCCCACAAGGTAACCACGCTCAGAATGCCACGCATCGTTGTGCTCCTCTTGCTGCTGGTGTAAAGCCTCAGTATTACTCCAACATGGGTGGTACGGGCATCCGGCCCGTTCTTATGACGGGCGGGACGCCCGTATCAACCCCGGCATGTCACTTTGAAAGAGACAGCACACTCGTCAGGCCTTCCCTGGTTCCGGCTCACACATCCAGAATGACGCCGCCGCAGCGCGGCAGGTCGATACACCGGCCCTGGCCCGCCACCTCGAGCCGGGCCGTCTGCGCCGCGCCGGGGTTCAGGACGATGATCTGGTCGCCGCGCCGCGTGGCGTGAACCCCGGGCGTCAGCGACAGCACCGGTATCTCGCGGCCGAAGTGCCGGTGGATCGCAAGAATGGCCGCCCGGCTCGGGGCACAGCCCAGCACCAGCACCCGGCCCTGGCCACGCTGCTCGATGTACCCGGTCGTGTACGTGCGGTCCGTCGCCTGGTCCCACATCCGGCGCTGGTCATCATCCGCCGGCACGGGCAATTGTCGCGCCGTGATCGGCGTCCCCGGCGTGCGCCGATAGCTGAAGACCGGACCGTGGCTGACGAAGCCGAGCGAGGTCTCCAGGTGCGCCGCACCCGGATGACTGGTGCCGTCGGGCCGCACGCACCCCTCGATCAGTCGCTGGAACAGCACCAGTGTGCCGCCGGATTCCACGTATCGCCATAGCCGCTCCGGCTGCGCGATCCGTCCCGCAACGAATAGCAGCGGCGGCGGAGCGAAATCGCGATCCACGTCGACGAAGTCGTATTCCAGGCCCATCTCGTGCAGGACGGCGAACAGCGGGTCGTCGGCGTCGCACTTGCGGATCTGGGCCACCTGGTGGTAGTGCCAGGACCAGGTGACCGCGCAGGAGGTCGCGGGCGGCGGAGCATGCCGCAGCTTCTCAAACCATCCGACGGCGGTGCGAAACGCGTCGCCCAGCTCGGGGCGTTCCACGCCGCGCGCATTGATGGGCGCCCCGTGCCAGTTGTCGCGATCGGCCAGCATGTACCAGTTCCAGCCCTGCACGCCGCTGGCCAGCGCCGTCAGGGCCGTCAAGCGGTAATGATCCGGCGTGTACTCGCGGTCGGGCATGCCGTGCCAGATGCCGCTGCCAAACTCGGCGATGTACGGGTGCGGCGTCACGGCGCGCAGCAGGCGCAGGCGCTCGCGGAAGTAGCGGAAGTCGTTGCGGCATTCGTTCGAGGGATACGGATCGATGCCGTAGAAATCGGCCAGCTCGGCGAAGTCGCGCCAGTGCTGCGCATCCACCCCCGGCCACGTGTTCAGCAGGATCGGCGTGTCGCCCACATGGCGGCGATACTCGGCCACGACCCAGCGTGCGTAGTTCGTCGCCAAGTCGTAGCGGTACTGGCAACCGTCGCGCAGCCGCTGATCCTCGACAAAGGGCACGAGCGTCGGGATCGGCTCGGTGAAGTCGCGGTACTGCGTGCCCCACGCCGCGTTGACCTGCTCGATGGAGCCATACCGCTGCCGCAGCCACTCGGCGAAACCCTGGTCCTCGCCATAGAAGTGCGGGAACGGGTCGATCTCGTTGTCCGCCTGCACGGCAATGACCAGCCGCCCCAAGTGCGGCCGCAGTTCCGCGAGCGCCGCCGCGATCCAGTGGCTCGCCTTGCGGCGGAATTCCGGATGATGTTTGGGATACGGCACGGCGTGATCGGGGATGCCCAGGTTGCGCCACTCGGCATAGCAGTACGGACCCGGGCGGGCCAACACGCGCAGGCCGCGTGACTCAACCTCCTTCAGGAATGCATGCAGTTGCGTGAAGTCGTACTCGCCCTCGCGGACCTCGTGATAGTCCCAGATGACATAGCAGGCGAGCACCCGCGCACCCAGCCCGCGCGCCGCATCGAGGACGGCACCCCAGTAGCGCGGCTCCATGCGCCCATAGTGCACCTCCCCGCCGATCATGTCATAGCGCTCGAACAGGTCCATCACTGGATTCTCGCCCGATTACCGCGCGGTGACGGCGTACCTACTTCGTTGCCGGCTCGATGGTGAACAGCAGCGTCTGGCTGGCACGCTCGCGGAATTGCTCGACGACGAACTCGACGTCGCGCGCCGCGTCAAGGTGCAGCGGCGCCGTCACCCGCCGCGCCCCACTGTTCTTCCACTCCTCCATGATCGGGCGACCGTCCGCGAGCAGCCGCACGCCGCCGTTGGCATAGAGCGCGACCGTCCAGTCCCCGGCTGGCACCGCCAGCCGCGTCCGCGCGATCAGACCGGCGGGTCGGCGCGGGCGACTGCCCCGCAGGTCTTCCGTCGACGGGTTGCCCGGCAGCCCGAACTCGAGCGGATCGGGTCCGTGCGTCAGCGCCAGGCCGGCGAGAGTGCGAGTCTGCGCCTGCGCCCCCTCAGCCTCCTTCCGCCACGCCTCCAGTTCCGTTTCCGGTTTCTGCGTCCACGGGAACTCGCTGACCTGCCACTCGGTGACGACCAGTGTGCCCCGCACCTGCTCACGGAACTCGCCGGCCCGCACCGTCAGCGTATACGGATGCACGCCCGGCGCGTCGGCTCTCACCGCATACGCTTCGCCCGGATCAGGCCCGACCGGCGGTTCGGCCGCCGCACCAATCACGCCCGCCCCGTCCAGCGCGTACTCCGGCTTGGTGCTCGTGCGATAGACGCCCCAGGTCTGCGTCGGCCCCGTGATCGCGAGTCGCCGCACGAGCGGCGAAGCGTGGTCCCACGGCCCCCACTCCGTCATGATGATGTTTTCGCGGCCGCGGAGTGCCGCGCGCGCACCGACCGGTCGCGTATCCCCGAACACCGGGTATTCCGGCACCGGCGTTGGCGGCACGGTGACGGCCTCGTCGCGGATCACCTGCGTCTGCGGGTCGAGTACCGCCTCCCAGCGTTCCCCCTCGGACCGGTTGCGCGCCAACGTGACCTTGCCCGGCCCGCGGAAGTGCAGCCCGACGGTGTTGCCCGCGAACACATTCTCGGCGATGAGGTTCCCCTCCCAGTCCTTGATGTTCGCGGCCGCCCAACCCTTGAACGCGTCGAGCTTGCCCCACCACAGGTGCACCCCGCATTCGTTCCGGTCAAACTTGTTCCGCACGATCGTGTTCATGCGCCCGCTGTCGATGTTCACGCCGCCCCGCTCCAGCCCGTAGCCCATCCCGCCGTTCGCGGCGACCTCGTTGTCGGCCACCAGCGACTCCTGAGAGTATCCGAGCCAGAGCCCGCAGATCGCGTTGCCCACCAGGCGGTTCGCGGAGTAACGGTTGCCGAACGAGAACGTCATCTCGATGCCGTGTGCGGCGGCGTATGAGCAGTCATTCCGCACAAACAGGTTTCGGTCGCAGCCCACGTGCACCAGCGGTGTCTCGCCCGCCGGCGCTTCGCCGAGGGCCTCCTTGCCGGCGAACCCGAAGATGCCGTCGCCGCCGTGGGTCGCCGAGTTCTCGGCAAAGACGTTGTCGCTGCACTGCTCGAAAACCAGGATGCCGGCCGAGTCCTGGCCGCGGTTGTAGACCATGTGGCTGTAGCCGCGCATGCAGAAGTCGCAGGCGTTGCGGGTGATGACGTTATGCCCGGAGCGCCACAGGGCGATGCCCCAACCCGAGTTGAATGAGAAGTCGTTGTCGTAGATCTTCGCCTCGTTGACGCGGTCGAGGCACAGCCCGCTCTGGCCGTGCCACACGCGGCAGCGCCGGACCGTCACGTCCCGCGCGTCTTCGACGTAGAGCGCGGTCGCGTAATTCGTCATCCACTGGTTCTGGTCGTTCTCGTGCGGGAACATCCAGTCGCTGCCGTCCTCAACCTGCGGGTCAGACTCCAGGCGCGCACGGCGATTGTCCGACGCGTCGAGGTCCTCCAGCGTGAGCCCGTCGGCGCCGGTCGCCCACACCGCGCAGCGGTACCCGTTGACGGCTCCGCCGCGCAGCGTCACGTTCTTCTGACCCGCCACGCGGATCGCGTAGCCTTCGTACGTCTCCGGGGCCGCGTCGGTCGGGGCCCCGCGCAGCATCCCGGTCAGCTCCACGACGATACCGGATGCCACGATCTGGATTACCCCGTCGCCATTCGCGTCCCGCAGCACCGTGTCGCGCGGGAGCTCGATCCGGCAGGAGCGCTCAATCCGCGTGTCATCGGCCGTCAGCGCGACGACCGGAAGCTGGGGCGGCTGGGCGCAGGCGGCGATCGCGATCAATGTCAGCATGTTCATGGTACACCACGGGTGTGAAGGACGCCTCGAATCGCAGGCTGCCATTCTACGACCGGCGTTCGTTTGCTCGCAAGGGCCCGCGACGCGCGCCGCCCCGTCGCCAGCGCGTTGCCCGGCCGTTATACTCCGCGACGTGTGCCCGGCGCCGCGCCGTGACGACCCGCGCCCGGCCGCGCGGTTGACCTATGCGCGTTTTTGTCGTTGCCACGCTTTTCTCCGCGGTGGTGCTGCTCGCGATCCTGTCGCGCGCTGTCGTCGGGCGCGCCGCAGGCTCAGCGCGGATCGTGCTGCGCGTGTCCAACTGGGGCAGCCCGGCAGTCGAATCGGGCTTCATGACGCTGGAACGCGAAATCCGCGAAGAGTTCGAACAGATGCATCCCGGCGTCCGCGTGCAATTCGAGCAGATTCCCGGGTTCGGCCAGTACGCCCCCAAGCTGCTGATGATGCATGTCAGCGGCAGTGTCCCCGACGTGATCGCCCTCGACGCTTCGTCGGCGGCCGTGTTCATCGACAACGGCGTGGTCCGCGACCTGGCGCCGCTGGTCGCCGAAGACCCAGAATTCCGTCTGGCCGACTACTTCGAACGGGTCGTGCAGATCTTCCGTCGGGACCAGCGGGTCTACTCCATCCCGCTCGATTTCACGCCCATGATGATGTACTACAACCGGCGCCTGTTCGACGCGGCCGGCGTGCCCTATCCGCAGCGCGGCTGGACCTGGGACGAGTTCCTGCATGCGGCCCAGCGTCTGACCATCCCCGCCGACCAGCCGGGGGCACCTCCCCGCCAGTACGGCATGTACTTCATGAACGTCATGCCGTTCTGGGTCCCGTGGTTGTGGACCAACGGCGGCGACGTGCTGGACCCGACCGGCCGCCAGGCCACCGGCAACTTCGACGGCCCGCGCTCGGTCGCGGCCATGCAGTTCCTGACCGATCTCATGCTCACGCACCATGTCGCCCCGACCATCGACGAAGGCAAGGCCGCCGGCGTAGACCTGTTCCGCTCTGGCCGCGCCGCCATGGACGTCAAAGGCCACTGGATGATGATCGACTACCAAGCCGAGGGGCTCGACTTCGGCGTGGTGGACCTACCCACGAACACCGGCCAACCGACCACGGTGATCTACGCGAGCGGCCTCTCGATCATGACCAAGTCGCCTCACGCCGACCTCGCCTGGGAGTACATCAAGTACATGACCAGCCGCGAAGTGCAGGTGCGGCGCGTGTCCTCCGGGCTGGCCATTTCGGGCAACCGGCAGGCGGCGGCGCACTACGCCGGGACGCCCGTGGAGGACGCGTTCATCGCCGCCGTGGAGTACGCCCGGGCGCCGTGGGGCGCGACGGTCGAGCGCTACCCCGTGGTCGAGGCGTTGGGGGAAGAGATGATGGAAGACCTGCTCCGCTCGCGCGCCGCGCTCGGCGTCCAGACGGAGCTGCACCGTGCCGCCCAGCTCATCGATGCGGCCCTGGCGGAGCCGTGATGGACCACCAGCGCACCAACTGGCGCGGCTACGTCTTCATCGCTCCGGCGACGATCTACCTGACCGTCTTCGCGTTCGTGCCCATGCTCCTGGCCGCGTGGATGTCGCTGCATCGCTGGCACCTGCTCAAGACTGAGCACCCGTTCGTCGGCTTCGCGAACTACGTCGCCCTGGCCCAGGACCCGTTCTTCCGCAACACCATCGCCAACACCGTGCTGTACGCCGCGTTCGCCGTGCCGCTCGGGGTGATCACGTCGCTGGCGGTCGCGCTGCTCGTGACGCGGCAGCTCCGCGGGGTCGGAATCTTCCGCACGCTGTA
The nucleotide sequence above comes from Phycisphaerae bacterium. Encoded proteins:
- a CDS encoding beta-galactosidase — protein: MDLFERYDMIGGEVHYGRMEPRYWGAVLDAARGLGARVLACYVIWDYHEVREGEYDFTQLHAFLKEVESRGLRVLARPGPYCYAEWRNLGIPDHAVPYPKHHPEFRRKASHWIAAALAELRPHLGRLVIAVQADNEIDPFPHFYGEDQGFAEWLRQRYGSIEQVNAAWGTQYRDFTEPIPTLVPFVEDQRLRDGCQYRYDLATNYARWVVAEYRRHVGDTPILLNTWPGVDAQHWRDFAELADFYGIDPYPSNECRNDFRYFRERLRLLRAVTPHPYIAEFGSGIWHGMPDREYTPDHYRLTALTALASGVQGWNWYMLADRDNWHGAPINARGVERPELGDAFRTAVGWFEKLRHAPPPATSCAVTWSWHYHQVAQIRKCDADDPLFAVLHEMGLEYDFVDVDRDFAPPPLLFVAGRIAQPERLWRYVESGGTLVLFQRLIEGCVRPDGTSHPGAAHLETSLGFVSHGPVFSYRRTPGTPITARQLPVPADDDQRRMWDQATDRTYTTGYIEQRGQGRVLVLGCAPSRAAILAIHRHFGREIPVLSLTPGVHATRRGDQIIVLNPGAAQTARLEVAGQGRCIDLPRCGGVILDV
- a CDS encoding right-handed parallel beta-helix repeat-containing protein, with the translated sequence MNMLTLIAIAACAQPPQLPVVALTADDTRIERSCRIELPRDTVLRDANGDGVIQIVASGIVVELTGMLRGAPTDAAPETYEGYAIRVAGQKNVTLRGGAVNGYRCAVWATGADGLTLEDLDASDNRRARLESDPQVEDGSDWMFPHENDQNQWMTNYATALYVEDARDVTVRRCRVWHGQSGLCLDRVNEAKIYDNDFSFNSGWGIALWRSGHNVITRNACDFCMRGYSHMVYNRGQDSAGILVFEQCSDNVFAENSATHGGDGIFGFAGKEALGEAPAGETPLVHVGCDRNLFVRNDCSYAAAHGIEMTFSFGNRYSANRLVGNAICGLWLGYSQESLVADNEVAANGGMGYGLERGGVNIDSGRMNTIVRNKFDRNECGVHLWWGKLDAFKGWAAANIKDWEGNLIAENVFAGNTVGLHFRGPGKVTLARNRSEGERWEAVLDPQTQVIRDEAVTVPPTPVPEYPVFGDTRPVGARAALRGRENIIMTEWGPWDHASPLVRRLAITGPTQTWGVYRTSTKPEYALDGAGVIGAAAEPPVGPDPGEAYAVRADAPGVHPYTLTVRAGEFREQVRGTLVVTEWQVSEFPWTQKPETELEAWRKEAEGAQAQTRTLAGLALTHGPDPLEFGLPGNPSTEDLRGSRPRRPAGLIARTRLAVPAGDWTVALYANGGVRLLADGRPIMEEWKNSGARRVTAPLHLDAARDVEFVVEQFRERASQTLLFTIEPATK
- a CDS encoding sugar ABC transporter substrate-binding protein, producing the protein MRVFVVATLFSAVVLLAILSRAVVGRAAGSARIVLRVSNWGSPAVESGFMTLEREIREEFEQMHPGVRVQFEQIPGFGQYAPKLLMMHVSGSVPDVIALDASSAAVFIDNGVVRDLAPLVAEDPEFRLADYFERVVQIFRRDQRVYSIPLDFTPMMMYYNRRLFDAAGVPYPQRGWTWDEFLHAAQRLTIPADQPGAPPRQYGMYFMNVMPFWVPWLWTNGGDVLDPTGRQATGNFDGPRSVAAMQFLTDLMLTHHVAPTIDEGKAAGVDLFRSGRAAMDVKGHWMMIDYQAEGLDFGVVDLPTNTGQPTTVIYASGLSIMTKSPHADLAWEYIKYMTSREVQVRRVSSGLAISGNRQAAAHYAGTPVEDAFIAAVEYARAPWGATVERYPVVEALGEEMMEDLLRSRAALGVQTELHRAAQLIDAALAEP